Proteins found in one Fibrobacter sp. genomic segment:
- a CDS encoding UDP-N-acetylmuramate--L-alanine ligase: MQINDCKRVRRLHMVGIGGAGMSGIAEVLHENGFVVTGSDMGEGSVIDYLKHLGIRVDSKHEAKNVENADLVVYSSAIPYDNPELVEARARRIPVIRRAEMLGELMRMKYTLAISGTHGKTTTTSIVGEIWEVAGLDPTIIVGGVVKGKGSGAKVGKGDYLIAESDEFDRSFLSMMPSSAIVTNIDADHLDTYENIDEIKEAFVQFVNKIPFYGQAILCIDDPNVQQIYSKVRKPVITYGFSRQAKYHIDNLRFEKGYPHFEIFNDGKSLGEFQLQIPGRHNVLNATAAVALAMEEGIDVEVARRAVAAFEGVQRRFEFLGEKNDVLVFDDYAHHPTEATATLQGFRDAFPDRRVIVAFQPHLFSRTRDQHDAFGSAFAYCDVLLCTDIYPARERPIEGVTGALVSESALAFGHRNARFVGDQMNLLPILKEELKPGDVVVLMGAGNIWKLGQKILEECI; encoded by the coding sequence GGGTATCGGTGGTGCCGGTATGTCCGGTATCGCAGAAGTCCTTCACGAGAACGGCTTTGTGGTGACCGGCTCGGACATGGGCGAGGGCTCTGTCATTGACTACCTGAAGCACCTGGGTATCCGCGTGGATAGCAAGCACGAGGCCAAGAATGTGGAAAACGCCGACCTGGTGGTTTACTCTTCTGCCATTCCTTACGACAATCCCGAGCTGGTAGAGGCTCGTGCCCGTCGCATACCCGTGATTCGCCGTGCCGAAATGCTTGGCGAACTCATGCGCATGAAATACACTTTGGCCATTTCCGGTACACACGGCAAGACCACCACCACTTCTATTGTCGGAGAAATCTGGGAAGTGGCGGGTCTTGACCCCACCATTATCGTTGGTGGCGTGGTGAAGGGCAAGGGAAGTGGCGCAAAAGTGGGCAAGGGGGATTACCTCATTGCCGAAAGCGACGAGTTTGACCGCAGTTTCCTCTCCATGATGCCCAGTTCCGCTATCGTGACCAACATCGATGCCGACCATCTGGACACTTACGAAAATATTGACGAAATCAAGGAAGCCTTTGTCCAGTTCGTGAACAAGATTCCCTTCTACGGACAGGCCATCCTTTGCATTGACGACCCCAACGTGCAGCAGATTTATTCCAAGGTGCGCAAGCCGGTGATTACCTACGGGTTCTCCCGCCAGGCCAAGTACCATATCGACAACCTCCGTTTCGAAAAGGGATACCCTCATTTTGAAATTTTCAACGACGGGAAATCTCTCGGCGAATTCCAGCTGCAGATTCCGGGGCGGCACAATGTGCTGAACGCCACCGCCGCCGTGGCGCTTGCCATGGAAGAGGGAATCGACGTGGAAGTGGCAAGACGTGCCGTGGCCGCCTTTGAAGGCGTGCAGCGTCGCTTTGAATTTTTGGGCGAAAAGAACGATGTGCTGGTGTTCGACGATTACGCCCATCACCCCACGGAGGCGACGGCGACCCTGCAAGGGTTCAGGGATGCTTTCCCGGATCGCCGCGTGATTGTGGCTTTCCAGCCCCATCTGTTCTCCCGCACCAGGGACCAGCACGACGCCTTCGGAAGTGCGTTTGCCTACTGCGATGTGCTGCTGTGCACCGACATTTACCCTGCCCGTGAGCGGCCCATCGAAGGTGTGACCGGAGCCCTGGTTTCTGAAAGTGCCCTTGCTTTTGGTCATCGGAACGCCCGCTTTGTGGGCGACCAGATGAACCTGCTGCCGATTTTGAAAGAAGAACTCAAGCCGGGTGACGTGGTGGTGCTGATGGGCGCCGGCAACATCTGGAAACTGGGCCAGAAGATTTTGGAGGAATGTATTTGA
- a CDS encoding FtsQ-type POTRA domain-containing protein produces the protein MYLSPKTTFLGRRIGYNEEKRKRTRAMKIKNGAKKSLGWFKRRGWIIGLVLVILATLAWTNRFYLQRFNPMELRHLQYIDIEGNRMLTWEDVVQNAQVEPGMLLSEVFEDSVEKNLMQLPLIHKVTVEKHFPSSLTIKVQESSPVVAYFQGSHATVYSERGLLLPMSTSTAFHLPVVDSMAFERIADVASHLQKLKQENAELYGLVSQVSWSEEHRAYEVFFSDVGYKVLFPEREWESNLWTLYESVKRGFPQDMNCAGEVDLRFAGFLYIRNFDKRCVNG, from the coding sequence ATGTATTTGAGTCCTAAAACCACATTCCTTGGACGCCGTATAGGCTACAACGAGGAGAAGCGCAAGCGTACCCGTGCCATGAAAATCAAGAATGGCGCGAAGAAAAGCTTGGGCTGGTTTAAGCGTCGTGGCTGGATTATCGGTCTTGTGCTGGTAATCCTTGCTACCCTCGCGTGGACGAACCGTTTCTACCTGCAACGTTTTAACCCCATGGAACTTCGGCACCTGCAGTATATCGATATTGAAGGTAACCGCATGCTCACCTGGGAAGACGTGGTGCAGAATGCCCAGGTGGAACCTGGAATGCTCCTGTCCGAAGTGTTCGAGGATTCCGTAGAGAAAAACCTGATGCAGCTGCCCCTGATTCACAAGGTGACGGTGGAAAAACATTTCCCCTCTTCCCTCACCATCAAGGTGCAGGAATCTTCGCCTGTGGTGGCGTATTTCCAAGGGAGCCATGCTACGGTTTATTCGGAACGGGGGCTTCTCTTGCCCATGTCCACCTCTACGGCGTTCCATTTGCCGGTGGTGGATTCTATGGCCTTTGAACGTATTGCGGATGTGGCATCTCACCTGCAAAAGCTCAAGCAGGAAAATGCCGAACTTTACGGTCTTGTATCTCAGGTATCCTGGAGCGAAGAGCACCGGGCATACGAAGTGTTCTTTAGCGATGTGGGCTACAAGGTTCTGTTCCCCGAAAGGGAATGGGAAAGTAATCTATGGACCTTATACGAATCGGTGAAGCGCGGTTTCCCTCAAGACATGAACTGTGCCGGAGAGGTGGATTTGCGTTTTGCAGGTTTCTTGTACATAAGGAATTTTGACAAGAGGTGTGTCAATGGATGA
- the ftsA gene encoding cell division protein FtsA, with product MDDNNNELRKEDLVFGLDIGTSKINLFAGAMNPDNTVRILCCGALPLKRPDEMDDVVETLQNVIRQLEPFIDFDVRDVYVGIAGSHVSSVNYKGLITLPTGEVREVDIERVKNLASTIPESAGQILHVFPGEYTLDDQAGIRNPKGLNGRRLSVDVQVVTSRPNAIQNLDKSVTRAGLHVEELVLEPLAAASAVLTDDERELGVALIDIGAGSADIAVFVGESVRYTASLDVAGNAITSDISKCLSVPISLSKAEDIKKRYGTCRLNNLIEDETFPVPSVGDRGDVPCSRKLLTQVITARCAEIFKLLQKDLVKHNMDVLLNGGIVLTGGCCALDGIDTVAEKVFGKSVRIGHPREVGGVQSYSNPSYATGIGLLLYAAKQRRKEKRRETGKQISVSMKKSLQWFKDVLKNYF from the coding sequence ATGGATGACAACAACAACGAATTGAGAAAAGAAGATCTGGTTTTCGGTCTCGACATCGGGACCTCCAAGATTAACCTGTTTGCGGGAGCCATGAACCCCGACAACACGGTTCGGATTCTTTGCTGCGGGGCCCTGCCCCTGAAGCGTCCTGACGAGATGGACGATGTGGTGGAAACGCTGCAGAATGTCATCAGGCAGCTGGAACCCTTCATCGATTTCGATGTTCGCGATGTCTACGTGGGCATTGCCGGAAGCCACGTGTCCTCTGTCAATTACAAGGGCCTGATTACGCTCCCTACCGGAGAGGTTCGCGAAGTGGATATTGAACGGGTCAAGAACCTGGCGAGCACCATCCCGGAATCGGCGGGGCAAATCCTTCACGTGTTCCCCGGAGAATACACCCTGGACGACCAGGCGGGAATCCGCAATCCGAAGGGGCTTAACGGTCGCAGGCTCAGCGTTGACGTTCAGGTGGTCACCTCCCGCCCGAATGCCATCCAGAACCTGGACAAGAGCGTCACCCGCGCAGGCCTTCATGTAGAAGAACTGGTGCTGGAACCTTTGGCCGCCGCCTCGGCAGTACTGACCGATGACGAACGTGAACTGGGCGTGGCCCTCATTGATATTGGAGCGGGTTCGGCCGACATCGCCGTATTTGTGGGCGAGTCCGTCCGCTACACGGCCTCTCTGGACGTGGCCGGGAACGCCATTACCAGCGATATCAGCAAGTGCCTGAGCGTGCCCATTTCCCTTTCGAAGGCGGAAGATATCAAGAAACGCTACGGGACTTGCCGCCTGAACAACCTGATCGAAGATGAGACTTTCCCGGTGCCTAGCGTTGGTGACCGTGGCGACGTCCCGTGTTCCCGCAAGCTTCTGACTCAGGTGATTACGGCCCGCTGTGCAGAAATTTTCAAGCTTTTGCAAAAGGACCTGGTAAAGCACAATATGGATGTGCTGCTGAACGGCGGTATCGTTTTGACCGGTGGCTGCTGCGCCCTGGACGGTATCGATACCGTAGCCGAAAAGGTGTTCGGCAAGTCCGTGCGTATCGGCCACCCTCGGGAAGTCGGTGGTGTACAGAGCTATTCCAATCCGTCTTATGCCACGGGAATCGGGCTGTTACTGTATGCCGCCAAGCAGCGTCGCAAGGAAAAGCGCCGTGAAACCGGCAAGCAGATTTCGGTGTCCATGAAAAAGAGCCTTCAATGGTTCAAGGACGTCCTAAAAAATTATTTCTAA